In Flexistipes sp., the DNA window TCACCTTCAGTGCTCTGGAACCTTATACAACTTTTTAATAGCCTGTTAAACAATTTTTCCTACTTTCTTAATATACGATGACAGTGTTTTATGTCATCCCGAGCGAAGCCGAGGGATCTCCATCTATCTGCCAATAATTTCTGCGTATTTAAATATCTTTTATTTTAATATCGATGTCTTTTGGGTTTTCACAACCTTTCAGCTGGGAGATGACACCTTTCAGGGTGGATTCCACTATATCCCTGGCAAACTGATTTAGTTTGATTTTCTCCCCGTTTACCGTTAAGGAAACTCTGCCGTATGATTTTTGAATGTAATGTTTTTCTATGAAATCTGCTATCTCTTTTGTATTATCCAGATCAAGAATATTTTTTATACCTTCCAATGCACTGTTATTTTTATCGTTCGTGGCAACTGCAACAAGTGACGGGTTATCAGCACACAGGAGTTCATCGGAATGGTTTTTTCTGAAAATCTCTATTTTGGGCTTATCTGCACTTTTAAAGCCTTCCGTTAGGATAATATCCAGTTCCAATGGCATAAATCCGACAATTTCATCCAGAGGTTTTTCACTGTCAACATCGGAAATCAGTGCATATTTCCAGGGGGAAGAAATGAGAACTGAATGGGCTCCTGCCTGTTTATGCCTGTAAGTATCCTTGCCTTCCTTGTCAATGTCGAAACCGTGGACATCATGTTTGATTGTTCCGACTTTGTAGCCTCTGCCGGAAAGTTCCCGGATAAGATTTTCCAGTAGCGTGGTTTTGCCGCAATCGGATGAGCCGACTATAGATAAGACCGGTATCATGATAAAAACCTCACATTTTTTCTTTAACCCGGAATTTACACCAAAGCACTATCATTATCAATAAGTTTTATGAAATGGTGTATTGGTTGAGTAGTATATTTGTATATTGGTTTATTTGTTATTGATGAACGGCATTAAGTGCTAAGTTTAAAGGGCCTAGGAGCAAGGACTAA includes these proteins:
- the mobB gene encoding molybdopterin-guanine dinucleotide biosynthesis protein B: MIPVLSIVGSSDCGKTTLLENLIRELSGRGYKVGTIKHDVHGFDIDKEGKDTYRHKQAGAHSVLISSPWKYALISDVDSEKPLDEIVGFMPLELDIILTEGFKSADKPKIEIFRKNHSDELLCADNPSLVAVATNDKNNSALEGIKNILDLDNTKEIADFIEKHYIQKSYGRVSLTVNGEKIKLNQFARDIVESTLKGVISQLKGCENPKDIDIKIKDI